GCGAAACTCTCCTTCTGCTCCTTGTCGTTTCATCGCTGCGATCACCGTATCTCCTAGTACAAAACAGCGAATATCAGCGCCTTCCGATTCTTTAATGTATTCTTGTACCATGATATTCGCTTTTAGCCCCATAAAGGCTTCGATAACACTTTCCGCGGCTTTACGTGTCTCTGCTAATACCACGCCAATACCTTGCGTGCCTTCGAGTAATTTAATAACAACAGGGGCCCCGCCGACCATTTCTAATAAGTCTTTTACATCATCTGGTTTATTGGCATAACCGGTGATGGGCATCCCTAAGCCACGGTGAGATAATAGCTGCATGGAACGTAATTTATCGCGTGACCGACTGATCGCAATCGATTCATTGAGCGTGTAAACATTCATGGTTTCAAATTGCCGGAGTACCGCGGTGCCATACACGGTAATGGACGCCCCGACCCGCGGAATAATGGCATCAAAATCATTGAGCTCCTCTCCCTTACAATGAATTTGTGGCAACTTAGAGTTGATGTTCATATAGCAGCGTAGCGCATCAATGACCTTTACTTCATGTCCACGTTGTTGACTTGCTTCTATTAGCCGTTTTGTCGAGTATAGATTGGCATTGCGTGACAAAATTCCGATTTTCATACGTTTATTCCTTGAGAGGGAGTAGAAAAGATTTTTTAGGATTAATGAGTAAGTCGGTCATTGCAGTGCGTCCAATTAACATACGAAATCCCATATTAGTACGGTTGGCTAAAGTTACTTCGGTCATAAAGCGAGTCTTACCTAATTGCAACTCGGTCATAATGACATAACGACTTTCTTCTTCTCCTCCGGAGTTACGAATAAACCGTTGCTCAATGACAGCGGCGTCACACTCAATACGTGTATTATCATCTTGTTGATCTGGGTATAAGAAAAACGTCACGCGCTGTTCATTATTATGAGTATAAGGCGTGATATGTAAGGCATGTAGGCTCGAAGTTCGCGCACCAGTATCCATTTTCGCCTTTATGGTATTCACGCCTAATAAAGGCAAAGCCACATACTCACGCC
This DNA window, taken from Vibrio palustris, encodes the following:
- the rimK gene encoding 30S ribosomal protein S6--L-glutamate ligase yields the protein MKIGILSRNANLYSTKRLIEASQQRGHEVKVIDALRCYMNINSKLPQIHCKGEELNDFDAIIPRVGASITVYGTAVLRQFETMNVYTLNESIAISRSRDKLRSMQLLSHRGLGMPITGYANKPDDVKDLLEMVGGAPVVIKLLEGTQGIGVVLAETRKAAESVIEAFMGLKANIMVQEYIKESEGADIRCFVLGDTVIAAMKRQGAEGEFRSNLHRGGSASLVDITEEEHQTAVSAAKIMGLKVAGVDLLRSARGPLIMEVNSSPGLEGIEKATGKDIAGMIIDFIEQEKHDKG
- a CDS encoding ATP-dependent zinc protease — encoded protein: MNLQTIAGWREYVALPLLGVNTIKAKMDTGARTSSLHALHITPYTHNNEQRVTFFLYPDQQDDNTRIECDAAVIEQRFIRNSGGEEESRYVIMTELQLGKTRFMTEVTLANRTNMGFRMLIGRTAMTDLLINPKKSFLLPLKE